In the genome of Desulfofarcimen acetoxidans DSM 771, one region contains:
- a CDS encoding RNA polymerase sigma factor gives MINKYSKIIFTLYYKVAYNAAYFYCGDKYIAEEAAQEAILKAIQNIHQLRDPNKIEPWIKKIAINNTITLFRKHKKVLSLENSMPISDSQDNLPEYFIDSQETLNAVRMAIDSLNPVMKQVIYLRFYEEMKIKDISLMLKKPENTIRTIIHRGKISIKKKLISEGYLELKEGGIK, from the coding sequence TTGATTAATAAATATAGTAAAATTATTTTTACCCTTTACTACAAGGTTGCATATAATGCTGCATATTTTTACTGTGGAGATAAATATATAGCCGAAGAAGCAGCTCAAGAGGCTATTTTAAAAGCCATACAGAATATACATCAACTAAGGGATCCAAATAAAATTGAACCTTGGATTAAAAAAATTGCTATAAATAATACTATTACACTTTTCAGAAAACACAAAAAGGTTCTTAGTTTAGAAAATTCAATGCCAATTTCGGATTCACAAGATAATTTACCAGAATACTTTATAGACTCACAGGAAACGTTAAACGCTGTTAGAATGGCTATTGATTCCCTTAATCCTGTAATGAAACAAGTGATTTATCTCCGTTTCTATGAAGAAATGAAAATAAAAGATATTTCTTTAATGCTTAAAAAGCCGGAAAACACCATTAGAACTATAATTCATAGAGGTAAAATTTCAATTAAGAAAAAGTTAATAAGTGAAGGGTATTTAGAATTAAAAGAAGGGGGTATCAAATAA
- a CDS encoding DUF4367 domain-containing protein — protein sequence MGNHRPHEYTSVDELIKKALQQRAENDNDIDLDEAWESFNKKYYIKKQKPFLKLAVACLICSILGASILIIPTEGGAFGSKLFNNIKLFLSGKVQSTEISFNSPGKKENTENYLNPDVLRILQDIPYNILLPVEMMGFYKIKEVDTNNLGNSTEVTILLTRGTSEPITITEINTTKGFRQGNSFDTEDATMKNINIKGQEATLIQYKNNIYCLSWIDNDIFISIEGNIPIDDILMLANSMKRLSTQPNKL from the coding sequence ATGGGTAACCATAGGCCCCATGAATATACCTCTGTTGATGAACTTATAAAAAAAGCACTTCAACAACGGGCAGAAAATGATAATGACATTGATTTAGATGAAGCGTGGGAGAGCTTTAATAAAAAATATTATATAAAAAAACAAAAACCGTTTTTAAAATTAGCAGTTGCTTGTTTAATTTGTTCAATATTGGGAGCATCAATACTTATTATTCCTACAGAAGGAGGGGCTTTCGGCAGTAAGTTATTTAATAATATTAAATTATTCTTAAGTGGAAAAGTTCAATCTACAGAAATATCTTTTAACTCACCTGGCAAAAAAGAAAATACGGAGAACTACCTGAATCCAGATGTTCTTCGTATTTTACAAGATATTCCTTACAATATATTACTACCTGTTGAAATGATGGGTTTTTATAAGATAAAAGAAGTAGATACAAACAATTTGGGCAATTCTACGGAAGTTACCATCCTTCTGACAAGGGGTACCTCAGAACCAATCACTATTACTGAAATCAACACAACTAAAGGTTTTCGCCAAGGGAACTCCTTCGATACCGAGGATGCTACAATGAAGAATATTAATATTAAAGGTCAAGAAGCTACATTAATCCAGTATAAAAATAATATTTATTGTTTATCTTGGATAGATAATGATATATTCATTTCCATCGAAGGAAATATCCCCATTGATGACATTTTAATGCTGGCTAACTCAATGAAAAGATTATCTACTCAACCCAATAAGCTGTAG
- a CDS encoding DUF6147 family protein, giving the protein MMKSLKSMAIVLVGLVFFALGQPILAQEIESKGIITPQTYSYLALTKCYFIDSEDGLISVSGKTTTYSTVDKITTTVYLQKQTSTEWVNVKSWTNSGSNTSSCNVSGTITVEKGCYYRTYCYHRADKGNLTETNTSQTTAYWVE; this is encoded by the coding sequence ATGATGAAAAGCTTAAAATCAATGGCAATAGTTTTAGTTGGGTTAGTATTCTTTGCTTTAGGACAACCCATTCTGGCCCAGGAAATTGAGTCAAAGGGTATTATTACACCACAGACTTACAGTTACTTAGCGTTAACAAAATGTTATTTTATTGATAGTGAAGATGGCTTAATCAGTGTTTCCGGAAAAACAACAACTTACAGTACTGTTGATAAAATTACTACAACGGTATATTTGCAGAAGCAGACTTCCACAGAATGGGTTAATGTAAAGAGTTGGACTAACAGTGGAAGTAATACTTCTTCCTGCAATGTTAGCGGTACAATTACTGTAGAAAAAGGATGTTATTATAGAACATATTGTTATCACCGGGCTGATAAAGGTAACTTAACAGAAACAAATACCTCTCAAACTACAGCTTATTGGGTTGAGTAG